A portion of the Candidatus Binatia bacterium genome contains these proteins:
- a CDS encoding polysaccharide deacetylase family protein, which yields MAKIAIHYGGIARLARTCLSGKAVILRYHSVSTEADGTHLCLDPGLAVTPADFDDQCTYLRKHYNVISLDEMVDRVKQGEPQPPKAVALTFDDGYLDNYTQAFPILRKHDLNATFYVTTNCIDNEEIFWVGLLRFVVFTSQVAVLETKDPIAFRLPLGDAVQRKEAFTQLVIRMKNIPTPQRLALLEAVRVAGEIDDLSPLSEIMMTWDQVREMHQAGMIFGAHTLTHPNLPNATFEEAQTEIIGSKAALEAQLRAPVRHFSYPNGRGSAHLTDEVKGIVRDAGYDSSTTSLTGSVQAGDDLLALKRIGIYNRHGAMPEFTLGIERGKLQA from the coding sequence ATGGCGAAGATTGCGATCCACTACGGTGGCATCGCCAGACTCGCCCGGACCTGCCTCAGCGGCAAAGCGGTTATCCTGCGCTATCACTCGGTAAGCACCGAGGCCGATGGGACCCATTTATGTCTCGACCCGGGACTCGCCGTCACACCCGCTGACTTCGATGATCAATGCACCTACTTGCGCAAGCACTATAATGTGATTTCGCTCGACGAGATGGTGGATCGTGTCAAGCAAGGCGAGCCGCAACCGCCCAAAGCAGTCGCCCTGACTTTCGACGACGGCTACCTGGACAACTACACGCAAGCATTCCCGATCCTGCGGAAGCATGATTTGAACGCGACGTTTTACGTCACGACCAACTGCATCGACAACGAAGAGATCTTCTGGGTCGGGCTCCTGCGCTTCGTGGTCTTCACCTCGCAGGTCGCTGTTCTGGAGACGAAGGATCCCATCGCCTTCCGGCTACCGCTGGGAGATGCCGTACAGCGTAAGGAAGCGTTCACCCAGCTGGTCATTCGCATGAAGAATATTCCCACGCCACAGCGACTGGCCCTTCTCGAAGCTGTACGCGTCGCTGGAGAGATCGACGACCTATCACCTCTCAGCGAGATCATGATGACATGGGACCAGGTCCGCGAAATGCACCAGGCGGGCATGATTTTCGGGGCTCATACCCTGACCCACCCCAACCTGCCGAACGCCACATTCGAAGAAGCCCAAACAGAAATCATCGGCTCGAAGGCGGCGCTCGAAGCGCAGCTGCGCGCACCCGTCCGGCACTTTTCCTACCCCAATGGTCGCGGAAGCGCGCATCTGACGGACGAAGTGAAGGGAATCGTGCGAGATGCAGGATACGACTCCTCGACGACTTCACTTACCGGGAGCGTCCAGGCAGGAGATGACCTTCTCGCGCTGAAACGTATTGGCATCTACAACCGTCATGGCGCGATGCCCGAATTCACCCTCGGCATCGAGAGAGGCAAGCTGCAAGCGTGA
- a CDS encoding CpsD/CapB family tyrosine-protein kinase gives MGKTYEALKRAEAERKARLAKEGRRDEIDVETTAASATSSGSAESSDLNAGSETREASAKPSVEPALEPEAPHQNLPAMNEGRWARIGEHLKRMAGGQANGNGHANGNGHANGNGNGHANGNGNGNGNGNGAYYGAGNDFHGRKHFSFDVPPTTVEEFQQLRKNILAAKGPRALQLMLLVSSRHGEGVTTTTALLGSTMAQGGRCLVIDANFRTPGLTNVFGGETRTGLCEALADGGDGSEHIHPTDLPNLYFMPTGIGPMRVPYMFEGRSFDDLLSALRKDFDTILIDGAPMEMYADSAYLAPRTDGVVVVIQAEATPVSAPAISLRELERVSAPVIGAILNRTQNYIPETLTRLANPQDVIEVAVIPDQGARS, from the coding sequence GTGGGTAAGACATACGAAGCATTGAAGCGGGCCGAAGCAGAGCGAAAAGCCCGCCTCGCAAAGGAGGGCCGGCGCGACGAGATCGACGTCGAGACCACCGCCGCGAGCGCCACATCCAGCGGATCCGCCGAGAGTTCCGACTTGAACGCGGGGTCGGAAACCCGGGAAGCGAGCGCCAAACCGTCGGTCGAGCCTGCGCTCGAACCAGAGGCGCCCCACCAGAACCTCCCTGCCATGAACGAGGGCCGCTGGGCCCGCATCGGCGAACACCTCAAGAGGATGGCCGGCGGACAGGCGAACGGCAATGGACACGCCAACGGTAACGGACACGCCAACGGAAATGGCAACGGACACGCCAACGGGAACGGCAACGGCAACGGTAACGGTAACGGAGCCTATTACGGCGCCGGAAACGATTTCCACGGCCGCAAGCATTTCAGCTTCGACGTGCCTCCCACGACGGTCGAGGAGTTCCAGCAACTCCGCAAGAATATTCTGGCGGCCAAAGGCCCGCGGGCGCTGCAACTGATGCTGCTGGTCAGCTCCCGCCACGGCGAGGGCGTCACGACCACAACCGCCCTCCTCGGATCCACCATGGCCCAAGGGGGCCGCTGTCTGGTGATCGATGCGAACTTCCGCACCCCGGGACTGACCAATGTCTTCGGGGGCGAAACTCGCACCGGACTCTGCGAAGCGCTGGCCGACGGTGGCGATGGATCGGAACATATCCACCCTACCGATCTACCGAACCTCTACTTCATGCCCACCGGAATTGGCCCCATGCGGGTCCCCTATATGTTCGAAGGGCGCTCCTTTGACGATCTACTCAGCGCACTCCGCAAGGACTTCGACACCATCCTGATCGATGGGGCTCCGATGGAGATGTATGCAGACAGCGCCTACCTCGCGCCGCGCACCGACGGAGTCGTCGTCGTCATTCAGGCTGAAGCCACGCCAGTGAGCGCACCCGCGATCTCGCTGCGCGAACTCGAGAGGGTGAGCGCGCCAGTCATCGGCGCCATCCTGAACCGGACCCAGAACTACATCCCCGAAACGCTGACCCGACTGGCGAACCCTCAGGACGTCATCGAGGTTGCCGTGATTCCCGACCAGGGGGCGCGATCGTGA
- a CDS encoding polysaccharide biosynthesis/export family protein: MKFTQANDSGSPQSGFSLTLILVMTGLLASACGPSISQQRALMMMAQVPAEQTSPAKLLPEQVDPLSYRLAPGDLIDVKFTHHPEENERVPLRPDGLISLQIAGDINAAGLTVAELQRLIVEKSSATLRDPVVSVIIAQLAEHKVYVGGDVAKPGFVNFRDGLTPLQAVIERGGFTDTARMDEVLYVTRMGGEIQTQRLDLEAVVQGDSPEEIYMAPDDIVFVPKTFIGQANIWVDQWIRGLLPTVPRPGFDLNAMAF; the protein is encoded by the coding sequence TTGAAATTCACGCAAGCAAATGACTCGGGATCGCCGCAGTCCGGCTTTTCTCTCACCTTGATTCTGGTGATGACCGGACTGCTGGCTTCCGCTTGCGGCCCCAGCATCAGCCAGCAACGAGCGCTGATGATGATGGCGCAGGTTCCGGCCGAGCAGACCAGCCCGGCGAAACTTCTCCCCGAGCAGGTCGACCCTCTCAGCTATCGTTTGGCACCAGGCGACCTGATTGACGTGAAGTTCACCCATCATCCCGAGGAGAACGAACGCGTCCCCCTCCGGCCGGACGGGTTGATCAGTTTGCAGATCGCCGGCGACATCAACGCTGCCGGCCTCACGGTCGCTGAGCTGCAGCGTCTCATCGTCGAGAAATCGTCGGCAACACTCCGCGACCCCGTGGTCAGCGTGATCATCGCCCAACTGGCCGAGCATAAAGTCTACGTCGGCGGCGATGTGGCGAAGCCTGGATTCGTGAACTTCCGAGATGGCCTCACCCCACTCCAGGCCGTGATCGAACGAGGCGGCTTTACCGACACTGCTCGGATGGACGAGGTTCTCTACGTCACCCGCATGGGCGGTGAGATCCAGACACAGCGTCTGGATCTGGAAGCCGTCGTTCAGGGAGATTCGCCGGAAGAAATTTACATGGCGCCCGACGATATCGTCTTCGTCCCCAAAACCTTCATCGGACAAGCCAACATCTGGGTGGATCAATGGATCCGCGGCTTGCTCCCAACCGTACCGCGGCCAGGCTTCGACCTGAACGCAATGGCATTCTGA
- a CDS encoding AAA family ATPase — MYLEFYGLSEKPFTQTPDPRFLYWNDGYRETLASLRYGILERKGFIAMVGEAGTGKTTLLRKLLDDLGDEVVSVFLFNPNATFEEILEYTLSELGISSPAGKKLAMLQQLNEFLLAAFSEGRNTILLIDEAQDLDIDVLESLRLLSNLETAQDKILQIVLSGQPELADRLADPSIRQLKQRIAVRCRLDPLTREELPEFIEARLAVAGGSPSLFLPESLDAIWQYSSGIPRLINTVCDNALLVGYALGRKTIDSEVLREVIADLEKIDPRHTAPILEPTRQDTENNRIIADSATTKPVPTTADISPESRPADPAPEAPKTNSDKPVEPPQRPVNNSLLAGLLAVGLLLFAAVAWFGEAPPAPSVMPSGSPGDVSTTNPPIPARPSAPVLADAPRDAENAAPEKLPIALPLPSPTSDPVPTATPQPTPVPSASPSPTVSPTPTASPAPSASPVPTASALSTAAPVVVAAMPRETASAAIQSGAQMLQPKPVPDAVRLAAVLPPSVGSSPTSPRPAATPVIAPSQPDALPEPAEARPETSTERPITVPALLEIQLGDTLAAMANRVYGTQSYTLLDLIQAANPGLDDPSRIIAGGVVLFPSLDAATRIVSGPDGQLQVIALTTPSLRQALARQSLLQKQLAQPVEIETVSLYDGPDLYRVFLPAFTDPDDALRTAQTLGPVLQK, encoded by the coding sequence ATGTACCTGGAGTTCTACGGACTCAGCGAAAAACCCTTCACGCAGACACCCGACCCTCGCTTTCTGTATTGGAACGATGGCTACCGGGAGACTTTGGCCAGCCTGCGCTACGGGATCCTGGAGCGAAAAGGCTTTATCGCGATGGTCGGAGAGGCTGGCACCGGCAAGACCACACTCCTCCGAAAACTGCTTGACGATCTCGGAGATGAGGTTGTTTCGGTTTTCCTCTTCAACCCGAACGCCACGTTCGAGGAGATCCTCGAATATACCCTGAGCGAATTGGGCATCAGCTCACCGGCCGGAAAAAAGCTGGCGATGCTCCAGCAATTGAATGAATTTCTGCTCGCGGCCTTCTCCGAAGGACGCAACACGATTCTGCTCATCGATGAAGCCCAGGACCTCGACATCGACGTTCTGGAATCCTTGCGCCTGCTCTCCAACCTCGAGACAGCGCAGGACAAGATCCTGCAGATCGTACTTTCCGGCCAACCGGAATTGGCCGACCGACTGGCCGATCCCAGCATTCGGCAGCTGAAACAGAGGATAGCCGTGCGTTGTCGGCTGGACCCTCTGACGCGGGAAGAGTTGCCCGAATTTATCGAGGCGCGCCTCGCCGTTGCCGGCGGCTCACCCTCTCTTTTTCTCCCCGAGAGCCTCGACGCAATCTGGCAATATTCCAGCGGAATCCCGCGCCTGATCAACACAGTCTGCGACAATGCCCTGCTCGTGGGCTACGCGCTGGGCCGCAAGACGATCGACAGCGAAGTTCTCCGGGAAGTCATTGCTGACCTCGAGAAAATCGACCCGCGTCACACCGCACCCATCCTCGAGCCGACCCGGCAAGATACTGAAAACAATAGGATAATTGCGGATTCCGCGACGACCAAGCCTGTCCCGACGACCGCCGATATCAGCCCGGAAAGCCGTCCCGCAGACCCCGCGCCCGAGGCGCCGAAAACGAATTCCGACAAGCCTGTCGAACCACCGCAGCGACCCGTGAACAATTCCCTTTTGGCTGGACTGCTGGCTGTCGGCCTTCTGCTCTTTGCCGCGGTCGCCTGGTTTGGCGAGGCACCTCCTGCACCCTCCGTGATGCCATCGGGCAGCCCCGGCGACGTGAGCACAACGAACCCGCCGATTCCCGCAAGGCCCTCCGCGCCGGTACTCGCGGACGCGCCTCGAGATGCGGAGAACGCCGCCCCCGAAAAATTACCGATCGCACTGCCGCTTCCGAGTCCGACTTCGGATCCGGTCCCCACAGCGACCCCGCAGCCGACGCCGGTGCCGAGCGCCAGCCCGTCACCGACGGTTAGTCCGACACCGACCGCAAGTCCGGCACCGAGCGCGAGTCCGGTACCCACCGCGAGCGCCCTGTCCACAGCAGCGCCGGTAGTGGTCGCGGCAATGCCACGAGAAACCGCGTCCGCAGCGATACAAAGCGGCGCCCAAATGCTCCAGCCAAAGCCAGTACCGGATGCTGTTCGGTTGGCTGCGGTCCTGCCGCCGTCAGTCGGGTCGTCCCCGACAAGCCCGCGCCCCGCGGCGACCCCGGTCATTGCGCCCTCCCAACCTGACGCATTGCCCGAGCCAGCCGAGGCCCGGCCGGAGACGTCAACCGAACGCCCCATAACCGTGCCTGCGCTCCTCGAAATCCAACTCGGAGACACCCTCGCCGCGATGGCCAACCGGGTCTACGGAACGCAGAGCTATACACTTCTGGATCTGATTCAGGCAGCGAATCCCGGCCTCGATGACCCCAGCCGGATCATCGCCGGCGGAGTTGTTCTTTTCCCGAGCCTCGACGCAGCCACGCGCATCGTCTCCGGACCGGATGGGCAACTCCAGGTCATTGCCCTGACCACGCCAAGCCTCCGGCAGGCACTCGCCCGCCAGAGCCTGCTGCAGAAGCAGTTGGCCCAGCCCGTCGAGATCGAAACGGTCAGCTTGTACGATGGCCCGGACCTTTATCGGGTGTTCCTGCCGGCCTTCACCGACCCCGATGACGCACTGCGCACCGCGCAAACCCTCGGTCCAGTTCTGCAAAAATAA
- the lnt gene encoding apolipoprotein N-acyltransferase, giving the protein MPLNYFLCALGGLAVALPFIAPVWGPIAWIAFLPFLWAAPRASSYRQSLALGMVMGGTANGIVCLWLIDTITIFGGFPWPLAALFYVILIGYTGIPFAAVGVALRFAGPAAPSLLAPALWVGTEYLFPNLFPWRMAYTQREFPLLIQSADVAGPYLLSFAILWFAAGLVRPRITRIVPPLILVALLLAYAQWQMPRVQTAIETAPSLRVGVVQGNLSLFAKRDPNDLDRNLKTYRRLSESLQPPPDLLIWPETVVTWGLPQDRPLEAARDPYPEAPTAMLFGALSYRQTPQGLDFYNSLFLRTAEGRLKGRYDKMVLMPFGEFLPFSEQFPIIRSWSPNSGDFHAGREATVLSLNQDIRIGPAICYEDMMASPLGTSAAKGANLLVSVANDAWYGDSAALLLHETLGQWRALENRRYFVRATNSGLTSAIDPMGKRFFQLPRGKSVAGTLEARLLDQSTVYQRHPHSFPRFVLGLSLVVLGWARARRFRGNENLPN; this is encoded by the coding sequence ATGCCACTGAACTACTTTCTTTGCGCGTTGGGCGGGTTGGCCGTGGCCCTCCCCTTTATTGCGCCGGTCTGGGGTCCAATTGCCTGGATCGCCTTCCTCCCGTTCCTGTGGGCCGCCCCGCGTGCCTCGAGCTACAGGCAGAGCTTGGCTCTGGGGATGGTCATGGGTGGCACAGCCAATGGCATTGTCTGTCTCTGGCTGATCGACACGATCACCATCTTTGGCGGATTTCCATGGCCTCTGGCCGCCCTCTTTTATGTGATCCTGATCGGCTACACGGGCATTCCGTTTGCGGCCGTCGGCGTGGCCCTGCGATTTGCCGGTCCGGCGGCACCGAGCCTGCTCGCACCCGCTCTCTGGGTGGGAACCGAGTACCTTTTTCCCAATCTCTTTCCATGGAGGATGGCCTATACGCAGCGGGAGTTTCCCCTCCTCATTCAGTCTGCAGACGTGGCCGGACCCTATCTTCTCTCGTTTGCCATCTTGTGGTTTGCCGCCGGACTCGTGCGTCCGCGTATCACTCGCATCGTCCCTCCGTTAATCCTCGTGGCCCTGCTCCTCGCCTATGCCCAGTGGCAAATGCCTCGGGTGCAGACGGCGATAGAGACCGCGCCCTCGTTGCGTGTCGGTGTCGTGCAAGGAAATCTCTCTCTTTTTGCAAAACGTGACCCCAACGATCTCGACAGGAACCTGAAGACATACCGGAGGCTCTCCGAGAGCCTCCAGCCCCCGCCGGACTTGCTGATCTGGCCGGAAACGGTTGTGACCTGGGGCCTGCCACAAGACCGCCCCCTCGAGGCCGCGCGGGACCCTTACCCCGAGGCGCCCACCGCGATGCTTTTCGGCGCGCTTTCCTATCGCCAAACTCCGCAAGGGCTGGATTTTTACAACAGCCTTTTCCTGCGCACCGCCGAAGGCCGGCTGAAGGGTCGCTATGACAAAATGGTCCTGATGCCCTTTGGCGAATTTCTGCCCTTCAGTGAACAATTTCCCATCATCCGATCGTGGAGTCCAAACTCCGGAGATTTCCACGCCGGCCGGGAGGCTACGGTCCTCTCGCTGAATCAGGATATCCGCATAGGGCCCGCTATTTGTTACGAAGACATGATGGCCTCGCCACTCGGCACATCGGCCGCCAAGGGAGCCAACCTCCTGGTCAGCGTCGCCAACGACGCCTGGTACGGCGACAGCGCAGCCCTGCTCCTGCATGAGACTCTGGGACAATGGCGTGCCTTGGAAAACCGCCGATATTTCGTTCGCGCGACCAATTCCGGACTCACCTCCGCTATCGACCCGATGGGCAAGCGGTTTTTCCAGCTTCCCCGAGGGAAGAGCGTTGCGGGCACCCTCGAGGCCCGATTGCTCGACCAGAGCACGGTCTACCAGAGACATCCGCACAGTTTCCCGCGATTCGTGCTAGGTCTCAGCCTTGTCGTTCTCGGATGGGCCCGCGCGAGAAGGTTCCGAGGCAACGAAAACCTGCCCAATTAA
- the argJ gene encoding bifunctional glutamate N-acetyltransferase/amino-acid acetyltransferase ArgJ translates to MAKQKAVRRSKSSSEDFVVPGFQFGAATAGLKDSGRPDVGLIVADTAAVAAGVFTTNRFRAAPVALAEDRLRSGHLRALLVNSGNANACTGARGRADAEKLCEWTAARLACPAEEVLSASTGLIGAPLPMGKLRGGIRGATASLSAGGAEAFAEAVCTTDAFSKVVTTTVPGPDGPVRILGIAKGAGMIAPEMATLLVFLITDADLSATSARKLARLVAGGSFNELSVDGDTSTNDSLFVLASGKARLAKRGGLPEPFARAAVQVGRDLATLVAQDGEGSTKVVRLEVGSARTESEARQVARTVSRSTLVKTAFHGSDPNWGRIACAIGYSGVPVDPEKVTIAIGGIKVFAAGTGVAGSRARARRHMLGADIEVQIELGRGKAKTSAITTDLSPAYVEFNSAYST, encoded by the coding sequence ATGGCAAAACAAAAGGCAGTCAGACGGAGCAAATCGAGCTCGGAGGACTTTGTGGTGCCCGGATTTCAATTTGGTGCGGCAACAGCCGGGTTGAAGGACTCGGGCCGCCCGGATGTGGGATTGATTGTCGCGGATACCGCTGCGGTCGCGGCGGGCGTGTTTACCACGAACAGGTTTCGAGCAGCGCCCGTAGCTCTTGCCGAAGACCGGCTTCGCAGTGGCCATTTGCGCGCTTTATTGGTCAACAGCGGAAACGCGAATGCGTGCACAGGTGCGCGTGGTCGGGCGGATGCGGAGAAGCTTTGCGAATGGACCGCGGCCCGATTGGCATGTCCCGCCGAGGAGGTGCTTTCCGCGTCAACCGGGCTCATCGGGGCACCCTTGCCCATGGGCAAACTTCGCGGAGGGATCCGGGGGGCGACGGCCTCCCTGAGCGCTGGTGGCGCCGAGGCTTTCGCCGAAGCTGTCTGCACGACCGATGCCTTCTCGAAGGTCGTGACAACGACCGTACCGGGACCGGACGGTCCGGTGAGGATCCTCGGAATCGCGAAGGGGGCCGGGATGATTGCTCCCGAGATGGCCACGCTCCTCGTATTCCTGATCACGGATGCAGATCTTTCGGCGACGTCAGCCCGCAAGCTGGCGCGTCTGGTCGCAGGCGGCTCCTTCAACGAGTTGTCAGTGGACGGCGATACCAGCACGAACGACAGTCTTTTTGTTTTGGCCAGCGGCAAGGCGCGCCTTGCGAAGCGTGGGGGATTGCCGGAGCCATTTGCGCGGGCGGCGGTCCAGGTCGGGCGCGACCTGGCAACCTTGGTGGCTCAGGATGGCGAGGGGTCGACCAAAGTCGTCCGTCTCGAGGTGGGCTCGGCTCGCACGGAATCAGAAGCGCGTCAGGTTGCACGCACTGTGTCGAGATCGACGCTGGTGAAAACGGCTTTCCACGGCTCGGATCCCAATTGGGGACGGATCGCCTGCGCGATCGGGTATAGCGGCGTGCCGGTGGATCCCGAAAAAGTGACGATCGCGATTGGCGGGATCAAGGTGTTCGCAGCCGGAACAGGAGTCGCAGGCAGTCGTGCCCGCGCGCGGCGGCATATGCTGGGCGCGGACATCGAGGTGCAGATCGAATTGGGCCGGGGAAAAGCGAAAACCTCCGCGATTACGACGGATCTCTCCCCTGCCTATGTCGAGTTCAATTCGGCCTATTCGACCTGA
- the uvrB gene encoding excinuclease ABC subunit UvrB produces the protein MVDDQGKHDWVPERQAGDFNLKSPFTPRGDQPAAIRSLNEGLNAGVHHQTLLGVTGSGKTLTMAHVIAERNRPALVIAPNKTLAAQLYSEFKEFFPDNAVRYFVSYYDYYQPEAYVPSTDTFIEKDSSINDEIDKMRHSATKALLERNDVLIVASVSCIYGLGSPEKYFEMLVFLERDAEFERDELLRRLVGIQYERNDIEFHRGTFRVRGDVVEIFPAYEDSSAVRVEFFGDTIESIAEFDPLRGRTIRGLSRVAIYPASHYVTTSDRLEDAVASIRDELETRCVELRQEGKLLEAQRLDQRTVYDLEMLAEMGFCHGIENYSRHLDGRLPGEPPASLLSYFPDDSLILVDESHVTVSQVGGMFRGDQARKRNLVDFGFRLPSALDNRPLSFPEFESHVHQAIYVSATPGEYELEKSEGLIAEQVIRPTGLTDPEIEVRGARTQVDDLLEQVRIRAKRDERVLVTTLTKKMAEDLTDYLDEMSVRVRYIHADVDTLERVELIRALRRGEYDVLVGINLLREGLDIPEVSLVAILDADKEGFLRSARSLIQTIGRAARNVNGRVILYADSVTDSMRQAMDETSRRRVIQEAYNVEHGITPETIRKSIGSPLVEVYEADHSTAPAILTEGSNGDAALSAGELRRAMRDAAENLDFERAAELRDRMKSSAASDSSSESAATSSRAGRSARPRGRRPKR, from the coding sequence TTGGTGGACGATCAGGGCAAGCACGATTGGGTACCCGAGCGACAGGCGGGTGATTTCAATTTGAAGTCCCCGTTTACCCCGCGCGGGGATCAGCCGGCGGCGATTCGTTCTCTGAATGAGGGCCTCAATGCGGGGGTGCATCACCAGACCCTGCTAGGTGTAACTGGTTCCGGCAAGACGCTGACCATGGCGCATGTGATCGCCGAGCGAAATCGTCCTGCCTTGGTGATCGCGCCGAACAAGACGCTGGCGGCCCAGCTCTACAGCGAGTTCAAGGAGTTTTTTCCCGACAACGCCGTACGCTATTTTGTTAGCTACTACGACTACTATCAACCGGAGGCTTACGTCCCTTCGACAGATACTTTCATCGAAAAAGATTCCTCGATTAACGATGAAATCGACAAGATGCGGCACTCCGCGACCAAGGCGCTTCTGGAACGAAATGATGTTCTGATCGTGGCCAGTGTTTCCTGTATTTACGGGCTGGGTTCACCGGAAAAGTATTTCGAGATGCTGGTGTTTCTCGAGAGGGACGCGGAATTTGAGCGTGACGAGTTGCTGCGGCGCCTGGTGGGTATCCAGTACGAGCGCAATGATATCGAGTTTCATCGAGGGACGTTTCGCGTCCGCGGGGATGTGGTGGAGATTTTCCCGGCATACGAAGATTCCAGTGCTGTGCGCGTGGAGTTTTTCGGGGATACGATCGAGTCCATAGCCGAGTTCGATCCCCTGCGCGGCCGGACGATTCGCGGGCTGTCGCGTGTCGCGATCTATCCCGCCAGCCACTACGTGACGACGAGCGATCGTCTCGAGGATGCAGTCGCTTCCATTCGGGACGAGCTCGAGACGCGATGCGTGGAGCTGCGTCAGGAGGGCAAGCTCCTCGAGGCGCAACGACTGGACCAGCGCACCGTCTATGATCTCGAAATGCTCGCCGAAATGGGTTTCTGCCATGGGATCGAGAACTATTCGCGCCATCTTGACGGTCGTCTTCCCGGGGAGCCGCCTGCTTCTCTGCTCAGCTATTTCCCGGACGACTCCCTGATCCTCGTCGATGAAAGTCACGTTACGGTGTCGCAGGTGGGGGGCATGTTCCGCGGCGATCAGGCGCGGAAGCGTAATCTGGTCGACTTTGGTTTTCGCCTCCCGTCGGCACTGGACAACCGCCCGCTCAGTTTTCCCGAATTCGAGTCCCATGTGCACCAGGCAATTTATGTTTCGGCGACGCCCGGCGAGTATGAACTGGAAAAGAGCGAGGGGCTGATCGCCGAGCAAGTGATTCGGCCGACCGGCCTGACCGACCCGGAGATCGAAGTGCGTGGCGCCCGCACGCAGGTAGACGATCTCCTCGAACAGGTGCGGATCCGGGCCAAGCGGGATGAGCGTGTTCTGGTGACGACCTTGACCAAGAAGATGGCCGAGGACCTGACGGATTATCTCGACGAAATGAGCGTCCGGGTTCGCTATATCCACGCCGATGTCGATACCCTCGAGCGTGTGGAGTTGATCCGCGCGCTGCGGCGCGGGGAATATGATGTTCTGGTGGGGATCAACCTTCTGCGCGAGGGATTGGATATCCCCGAAGTCTCGCTGGTGGCGATTCTGGATGCTGACAAGGAGGGGTTCCTTCGTTCGGCGCGTTCTCTGATCCAGACGATTGGCCGTGCGGCGCGCAACGTCAATGGGCGAGTGATTCTCTACGCGGATTCCGTGACGGATTCGATGCGGCAGGCCATGGACGAGACCAGCCGCCGCCGTGTGATTCAGGAGGCTTATAACGTCGAGCATGGCATTACGCCCGAGACGATTCGCAAGTCGATCGGATCCCCTCTGGTGGAAGTGTACGAAGCCGATCACTCGACCGCACCCGCGATTCTCACGGAAGGGTCGAACGGGGACGCCGCGTTGAGTGCCGGGGAGTTGCGGCGGGCGATGCGGGACGCGGCCGAGAATCTCGATTTCGAACGAGCCGCCGAGCTTAGGGATCGCATGAAATCTTCTGCGGCTTCTGATTCGTCGTCAGAGTCTGCGGCGACGAGTTCTCGGGCCGGGCGCTCGGCGCGGCCGCGCGGTCGCAGGCCGAAACGATGA